A single window of Penaeus chinensis breed Huanghai No. 1 chromosome 9, ASM1920278v2, whole genome shotgun sequence DNA harbors:
- the LOC125028650 gene encoding solute carrier family 22 member 20-like produces MQASEIFSTSTTSSYFNDHCISIPDDHGKEDATEGAPVNSTVLEPPKSTERHLTSMKSCPVIEYNTSIFTSTVISEWHLVCENKHLQPLFQVMYNIGGIFGSFAGGHVGDKWGRRRSLQIGIVSYILVVIAMAFTSSFPFLLILRVLTGVTGQSMLIPAWSQALESTPSRHRSLVGMLLGFPYSLFVIVFSGVGYLIRSWRYLMLVCCAPSLALLPLSFLMDESARWLVQQGRQDDAMKVLKRAVKLNKASLTSSLESTIAKINQASDPKPEGDTAFSVRESLRQAMAYLRSPIMRTIILVTPLLWFLQSCLYLAVAINANNFNSSNPFLYVCLSGVMDGSAILLMTPLTTFLGRRIIVGVGLFVGGIFFLLDLVVILLAQDDTGYDRILPRGWFVPGEFTGSIYSETLMKKYNGNRFLYKNKPAYDNFDVVIPTSTMNYVYGPELFPTEARSRGFAFVSLMGGIGFMCSPVITYNLAKLAWWAAPVTFGCSAILGSFTLPLLPETRNQPMPDTLKDVEEKLHNSQQISYGSHIVLYFIQETITSGYDTIGQVK; encoded by the exons ATGCAAG CTTCAGAAATCTTCAGCACTTCCACAAC CTCCTCCTACTTCAACGACCACTGCATATCAATCCCCGATGACCACGGTAAAGAAGATGCTACAGAGGGCGCTCCTGTCAACAGCACGGTCCTGGAACCTCCTAAGTCTACCGAACGCCATCTAACGTCCATGAAATCGTGCCCAGTGATAGAATATAACACATCGATATTTACGTCGACTGTTATTTCAGAA TGGCACCTGGTGTGTGAGAACAAGCACTTGCAGCCGCTCTTCCAGGTGATGTACAATATCGGAGGGATCTTCGGAAGCTTTGCAGGAGGACACGTTGGCGATAA ATGGGGTCGGCGTCGATCTCTGCAGATTGGAATCGTGTCTTACATCTTGGTAGTCATAGCCATGGCTTTTACATCCTCCTTCCCGTTCTTATTAATTCTGCGAGTTCTGACCGGCGTGACTGGCCAGAGTATGTTAATACCTGCCTGGAGTCAag CACTTGAGTCAACACCCTCCCGCCACCGCAGTCTCGTCGGCATGTTACTCGGCTTCCCCTATTCCCTGTTTGTCATCGTGTTCTCGGGCGTTGGCTATCTCATCCGCTCTTGGCGATACCTCATGCTGGTGTGCTGTGCGCCGTCTCTCGCGCTCCTGCCGCTGTCTTT CTTAATGGATGAGTCAGCAAGGTGGCTAGTTCAGCAAGGAAGGCAAGACGATGCCATGAAGGTGTTAAAGAGAGCTGTAAAATTGAACAAGGCCAGCCTCACTTCGTCTCTTGAATCCACTATTGCAAAAATAAACCAG GCCTCCGACCCCAAGCCTGAGGGAGACACCGCGTTTTCAGTAAGAGAATCCCTCCGGCAGGCCATGGCGTACCTGCGTTCCCCCATCATGAGAACGATTATCCTCGTCACGCCCCTCCTGTGGTTCCTTCAGAGCTGCCTGTACCTCGCCGTCGCCATCAACGCCAACAACTTCaacag TTCGAATCCTTTCCTCTACGTCTGCCTGAGCGGGGTGATGGACGGGTCAGCCATCTTGCTAATGACTCCTCTCACCACGTTCCTGGGTAGGCGCATTATTGTGGGCGTGGGACTCTTCGTGGGCGGCATCTTCTTCCTGCTCGATCTTGTCGT aATACTTCTGGCTCAAGATGACACTGGTTATGATCGGATTCTTCCTCGTGGCTGGTTCGTTCCAGGTGAGTTCACGGGATCCATATATTCCGAAActttaatgaagaaatataatgGTAACAGATTTTTGTACAAGAACAAGCCAGCATATGATAACTTCGATGTGGTGATACCAACCTCCacc ATGAACTACGTCTACGGCCCCGAACTGTTCCCGACCGAAGCCAGGTCGCGTGGCTTTGCCTTCGTCAGCCTCATGGGTGGCATCGGGTTCATGTGTTCACCGGTCATCACGTACAACTTG GCTAAACTCGCATGGTGGGCAGCCCCAGTTACCTTCGGCTGCTCTGCCATACTGGGAAGCTTCACTCTGCCTCTACTGCCCGAGACCAGGAACCAGCCTATGCCCGACACGCTGAAGGACGTGGAAGAAAAAtta CATAATTCTCAACAGATAAGCTATGGCAGTCACATTGTCCTATATTTTATTCAAGAGACC ATAACTTCAGGATACGACACAATAGGTCAGGTAAAGTAG